Proteins from one Candida orthopsilosis Co 90-125, chromosome 2 draft sequence genomic window:
- a CDS encoding Tip1 protein (predicted role in biogenesis of ER-derived COPII transport vesicles), translated as MAYYQQQVNNPQNMQFYQSNYSYQQAQPSIPVNSMGSMDMGFNNDVSGSMGGSELTPGLLAAFGTSGYPGEPPLLEELGINFSHIKSKTLVVLNPLTKDIPSDIMADSDLAGPILFVLLFGTLLLLAGKVQFGYIYGVGLFGTISLHYLFKFMSNDTQIDLSRSASVVGYCLLPLVLISVVGVVANLDNLVGYVVSAIAVLWCTYSASGFFVSVLKLHNVRPLIAYPLCMFYTVFALMAIFVEKTEVS; from the coding sequence ATGGCttattatcaacaacaggTGAATAATCCTCAGAACATGCAGTTCTACCAATCCAATTATTCTTATCAACAAGCACAACCGTCAATACCTGTCAATAGCATGGGTTCAATGGATATGGGATTTAACAATGATGTAAGTGGTTCAATGGGAGGAAGTGAATTGACACCAGGATTACTTGCTGCATTTGGTACTCTGGGATATCCAGGTGAGCCACCATTGCTTGAAGAATTGGGGATAAATTTCCTGCAcatcaaatcaaagacCCTTGTGGTGTTGAATCCGTTAACGAAAGATATACCCAGTGATATCATGGCTGACTCAGATTTAGCTGGACCTATTTTGTTTGTGCTATTGTTTGGCACATTGCTTCTATTGGCAGGAAAAGTACAATTTGGATATATTTATGGAGTTGGGCTATTTGGTACAATTAGTTTACAttatttgtttaaatttatGAGTAATGATACTCAAATTGATCTCAGTCGTTCGGCTTCAGTCGTTGGTTATTGTTTACTAccattggtgttgattaGTGTAGTAGGAGTAGTGGCGAATTTGGACAATTTGGTAGGCTATGTTGTCAGTGCCATTGCTGTTTTGTGGTGTACCTATTCGGCTAGTGGATTCTTTGTTTCGGTGTTGAAGTTGCATAATGTTAGACCCTTGATTGCCTATCCATTGTGTATGTTTTACACCGTATTTGCACTCATGGCTatatttgttgaaaaaacagAGGTTAGTTAG
- a CDS encoding Mss2 protein (S. cerevisiae homolog MSS2 has role protein insertion into mitochondrial membrane from inner side and localizes to extrinsic to mitochondrial inner membrane, mitochondrial matrix) has product MLRFVRLASTSIKARPELQSILPSKRTINRILFDNDSPITYSKMMPVLQNIYNNLSQPSKIEIPTSVKSSDLMVFRKLLTSIRSVTQSANKNLLDLENELVEQAAERGDLDAITMLAYEKVRENLRQETVVDKAAKEDLAHANKLIKELTELKHPLVFKMAGDLAFEKKVYATAVDYWQQFLELEDDTIEAGHVYYSLGYYFFSQPPPIQDFNKAKQYFQKCIQLTDLDLHSTKAHYYLGQLYLDKNPQVAKYFMEISASKSLLESFASLGFLEMNKFKNYDIAIEWFKLGVEANKDLLCLIGQFDCYIKMKQWRAADQVLRNLKELRSKVNDVKRNKKAVPDSMKESFHVNDSLLTSFFQGRKEEFELLQQNV; this is encoded by the coding sequence ATGCTTCGCTTTGTTCGATTAGCTAGCACATCTATTAAAGCTAGACCTGAACTACAGTCAATCCTACCTTCGAAACGTACTATAAACCGAATACTTTTCGATAATGACTCACCAATAACATACTCCAAAATGATGCCAGTTCTTCAAaacatttacaacaatttatCTCAACCCTCAAAGATAGAAATACCCACGTCGGTCAAGTCACTGGATCTAATGGTGTTTAGAAAACTTTTAACTAGCATCCGATCAGTAACGCAATCAGCTAATAAGAATTTACTTGATTTGGAGAATGAATTGGTAGAGCAAGCTGCTGAAAGAGGTGATTTGGATGCTATAACTATGCTTGCTTATGAAAAAGTACGTGAAAACCTACGTCAAGAGACGGTTGTTGATAAAGCAGCGAAAGAGGATCTAGCTCATGCTAATAAACTTATAAAGGAATTGACGGAGTTGAAGCATCCTCTAGTTTTTAAAATGGCTGGTGATTTGgcatttgaaaagaaggttTACGCGACGGCGGTTGATTACTGGCAACAATTTTTGGAGTTGGAGGATGATACGATTGAAGCGGGCCATGTATATTACAGTTTGGGATACTATTTCTTTTcacaaccaccaccaatacAAGACTTTAATAAAGCCAAACAATATTTCCAGAAATGCATTCAATTGACTGATTTAGATTTACATTCAACCAAAGCTCACTACTATCTAGGACAGCTATACCTTGATAAGAACCCCCAAGTTGCCAAATATTTTATGGAAATTAGTGCTCTGAAATCATTATTGGAAAGTTTTGCCAGTTTGGGTTTTCTAGAAATGAACAAGTTTAAAAATTATGATATTGCTATTGAGTGGTTTAAATTGGGAGTAGAGGCAAATAAGGATTTGTTATGTTTAATTGgacaatttgattgttaTATAAAGATGAAACAATGGAGAGCAGCTGATCAAGTATTAAGGAATTTGAAGGAGTTGCGTTCAAAAGTGAATGATGTCAAGAGGAATAAGAAGGCAGTGCCTGATTCAATGAAGGAGAGTTTCCACGTCAATGATTCATTGTTGACTTCATTTTTCCAGGGACGAAAAGAAGAGTTTGAGTTGTTACAACAAAATGTATAA
- a CDS encoding Msm1 mitochondrial methionyl-tRNA synthetase (MetRS): MKLRYSLLFKRYSSSKPLYITTPIFYVNAAPHIGHLYSMLIADTRSRWERLNPSRSAYMLTGTDEHGLKIQNTAEKLGIEPKELVDKVSTNFKSLASQLNIKYDRFIRTTDLDHVEVAQHFWNLMMEKGYIYKGTHSGWYCISDETFYPESSIEEVEKDGKIIKISVESRNEVVYETETNYFFKLSSFQKDLIEVLKQKPYFIKPNHRYKFILNELMTSELPDLSVSRPSSRLKWGIEVPNDSSQKIYVWFDALLNYLTATGFPKRFKQDGTGFITPENNPWPATHVIGKDIIRFHCIYWPIFLMAAEIELPKQVIVHSHWLCEGFKMSKSLGNVVDPMELSEYYGVDPVRFFLTENSNIDDDCKFSEALLQRSRDALVGKYCNLLSRIGGKSFDIAQAVKQANSGEFEKIDELINQYSLKKENIDSVLQLSKELQENLNNSYQEMNEKFTNFDYIRAIQVWWKAINQANQLFQMAEPWLYVSAIRDSQVSEETAHQYQLLVNYFVYLCSETIRIMSILIQPVMPHLSDQILTRLNVIPERRNCGFTKVGADLDYGEDANSTSYKPPLQKIKSRV, from the coding sequence ATGAAACTACGATACTCTTTACTATTCAAACGATATAGTCTGTCCAAGCCACTTTACATTACCACACCCATATTCTATGTCAATGCAGCTCCACATATAGGTCATTTGTATTCAATGCTAATTGCAGATACCAGATCCCGGTGGGAGAGGTTGAACCCTTCTAGACTGGCCTACATGTTGACTGGTACTGATGAGCACGGGTTGAAGATTCAGAATACTGCAGAAAAACTAGGTATTGAGCCCAAGGAGTTGGTTGACAAAGTTTccaccaacttcaaatcaCTAGCAtcacaattgaatattaAATATGATAGATTTATTCGAACTACCGATTTAGATCATGTTGAAGTAGCACAACACTTTTGGAACTTGATGATGGAAAAGGGATACATCTACAAAGGAACGCATAGCGGGTGGTATTGCATTAGTGACGAAACATTTTATCCTGAATCAAgtattgaagaagttgaaaaagatggtAAAATCATTAAAATTTCAGTTGAGTCAAGAAATGAGGTGGTATATGAGACAGAAACCAActactttttcaaactttcaTCATTTCAAAAGGACTTGATTGAAGTTTTGAAGCAAAAACCTTACTTTATTAAACCGAACCATCGGTACAAATTTATCCTCAATGAGTTGATGACGAGTGAGTTGCCAGATCTTTCGGTTTCCCGGCCTTCTTCACGATTGAAATGGGGTATTGAGGTACCCAATGATTCATCGCAAAAGATTTATGTTTGGTTTGATGCGTTATTGAACTACCTCACTGCCACTGGATTCCCAAAGAGATTCAAACAAGATGGGACTGGATTTATCACCCCCGAGAATAACCCCTGGCCAGCAACACATgttattggaaaagataTAATACGATTCCATTGCATTTATTGGCCCATATTCCTAATGGCtgctgaaattgaactACCAAAACAGGTCATTGTTCATTCTCATTGGTTGTGTGAAGGTTTCAAAATGAGCAAAAGTTTGGGTAATGTAGTTGATCCAATGGAATTGAGTGAATATTATGGGGTGGATCCAGTTCGATTCTTTTTAACAGAAAATTCcaatattgatgatgattgtAAATTTAGTGAAGCTTTATTGCAGAGGAGTAGAGATGCACTTGTGGGGAAATATTGTAATTTGTTATCAAGAATTGGTGGTAAGCTGTTTGATATTGCTCAAGCAGTGAAGCAAGCTAATAGTGGTGAGTTTgagaaaattgatgaattgattaatcaGTATAGcttgaaaaaggaaaacattGATTcagttttgcaattgtcAAAGGAGTTACAAGAGAATCTCAACAATTCTTATCAAGAaatgaatgaaaaatttactAATTTCGACTACATACGAGCAATCCAAGTTTGGTGGAAAGCGATTAATCAAGctaatcaattgtttcaaatggCTGAACCATGGCTATACGTGTCAGCAATCAGAGACTCGCAAGTAAGTGAGGAAACAGcacatcaatatcaattgttAGTCAACTATTTCGTTTATCTATGCTCGGAAACGATACGTATCATGTCGATATTGATTCAACCAGTGATGCCGCACTTGTCGGACCAGATCTTAACTAGGTTGAATGTGATTCCAGAAAGGCGTAATTGCGGTTTCACCAAAGTTGGTGCTGATTTAGACTATGGTGAGGATGCCAACTCCACTCTGTATAAACCACCTTTACAAAAAATTAAGTCAAGAGTATGA
- a CDS encoding Grf10 homeodomain transcription factor, with product MEKCYLNIPAYCFIILYYETTTSFHPILYCVKCRLTHYNFVPTKLSFFFSGSVVSDFSQQKKTISYVASKQLQKKKELRQYKKKMTNQNHFCESTKVSKTAFRGIPNNSCQLPSCCKYTCVYYGKRYCRVIIVGVCVVSYFLVYWFVFLYFSKSIFFLACS from the coding sequence atggaaaagtGTTATCTTAACATTCCCGCTTATTGttttataattttgtaCTATGAAACCACTACTTCGTTTCATCCAATATTGTATTGTGTAAAATGTCGTCTCACACATTATAATTTTGTACCAACTAAactttccttttttttcagTGGTAGTGTCGTGTCTGATTTctctcaacaaaaaaagacaataaGCTACGTCGCAAGtaaacaattacaaaagaaaaaagaattgCGACaatacaagaaaaaaatgacaaatcaaaatcactTCTGTGAATCTACAAAAGTTTCCAAAACAGCCTTTCGTGGCATTCCCAACAACAGCTGTCAATTGCCGTCTTGTTGCAAGTATACATGTGTGTACTATGGAAAGAGATATTGTAGAGTGATTATAGTTGGGGTGTGTGTCGTGTCCTATTTTTTAGTCTACTGGTTTGTATTTTTATACTTTagtaaatcaatttttttcttggcCTGTTCATAA
- a CDS encoding Srp101 protein (S. cerevisiae homolog SRP101 has signal recognition particle binding, GTP binding, has role in protein targeting to ER and localizes to endoplasmic reticulum membrane) has translation MSQSLIIFNPSGKVEYQFNNKITPFNDFISTLINETQIDLDQNFTTDTINQKRFYCYHKENIYVVLYFDAITTINSDKIKQALIGIYKTYRKFEESDDLGVDKFRNLVDLQFNILMKSKQTVEEPASNKDIKGSSNGSKPQMKQAHTQKQPSSKKMRKWDNSGEMVDYSDNQVLDYSSSQGQDTSTQPKEMKVNNEAAFTKDSDLVLVNELNDILNESDEDEEDEAQSKPTGFFGKIGSYFGGSIDVDEVSKKFNEQLISKNIAPSTAKTIIDKLKSRLAGKKVNMATYKQTLVDELTKILTPNVSTDLLYEIKRNDTGRPYVISVVGVNGVGKSTNLAKLAYWFLQNNLNVLICACDTFRSGAVEQLKVHVNNLDRLNLEFSNKSKIALFEKGYGSGDHVVQTAKSAIQYATEEHFDVMLIDTAGRTHSNAKLMAPLKKFGDAANPNKIIMVGEALVGTDSVEQAINFNNAFGNRRNLDFFIISKVDTVGDLVGTMINMVMATKVPILFVGTGQTYTDIKRLSVKQVVDMLTK, from the coding sequence ATGTCTCAATCTCtaatcattttcaatccatCGGGTAAAGTTGAgtatcaattcaacaacaaaataaccCCATTCAATGACTTCATCTCCACCTTGATCAACGAAACACAGATTGATTTAGATCAAAATTTCACCACCGACACCATTAATCAGAAACGATTCTATTGCTATCACAAGGAGAATATATATGTGGTGCTATACTTTGATGCCATAACAACGATAAACAGTGATAAAATAAAGCAAGCACTCATAGGAATCTACAAGACGTACAGAAAATTCGAAGAATCTGACGACCTAGGAGTGGATAAATTTCGTAACTTAGTCGACCTACAATTTAacattttgatgaagtcaAAGCAAACTGTCGAAGAACCTGCGTCTAACAAAGATATTAAAGGCTCTAGCAATGGATCAAAGCCCCAGATGAAACAAGCACACACACAAAAGCAACCGTCGTCTAAGAAAATGAGAAAGTGGGATAATAGTGGTGAAATGGTTGACTATTCGGATAACCAAGTATTGGATTACTCCAGCAGCCAAGGTCAGGATACTTCGACTCAACCAAAGGAAATGAAGGTGAATAATGAAGCTGCATTTACAAAGGATAGTGATTTAGTTTTGGTCAACGAATTGAATGACatattgaatgaatcagatgaggatgaagaggatgaagCTCAAAGCAAACCTACGGGGTTCTTTGGCAAAATTGGATCATATTTTGGTGGTtccattgatgttgatgaagtttcaaaaaagtttaatgaaCAAttaatttccaaaaatatAGCACCAAGTACAGCAAAGACCATCATCGATAAGCTTAAGTCAAGACTTGCAGGTAAAAAGGTGAATATGGCCACTTACAAGCAAACCTTAGTCGATGAGCTCACTAAAATTCTTACCCCAAATGTGTCGACCGATTTATTATACGAGATCAAGAGAAATGATACAGGCAGACCATATGTTATATCAGTTGTGGGTGTCAATGGAGTTGGGAAGTCCACCAATCTCGCCAAGCTAGCTTATTGGTTCCTCCAAAACAATCTCAATGTGCTAATATGTGCTTGTGATACATTCAGGTCAGGGGCAGTCGAGCAATTGAAGGTGCATGTAAATAACCTTGACCGATTGAATTTGGAGTTTTCTAACAAGTCTAAAATTGCATTATTTGAGAAGGGCTATGGTAGCGGTGATCATGTAGTGCAAACTGCAAAATCAGCAATACAATACGCCACAGAAGAGCATTTCGATGTGATGTTGATTGATACTGCTGGTAGAACACATTCAAACGCTAAACTAATGGCAcctttgaaaaaatttggaGATGCTGCTAATCCAAACAAGATTATTATGGTGGGGGAAGCATTGGTTGGTACCGACTCCGTCGAGCAAGCTATAAACTTTAATAATGCATTCGGGAATAGGAGAAACTTGGACTTTTTCATAATCTCCAAGGTGGACACAGTTGGTGATTTGGTAGGAACGATGATCAATATGGTTATGGCGACAAAAGTCCctattttgtttgtggGTACAGGGCAAACATATACTGATATCAAGAGGTTGAGTGTGAAGCAAGTCGTAGACATGTTGACCAAGTAA
- a CDS encoding Cnb1 regulatory subunit of calcineurin B (Ca[2+]-calmodulin-regulated S/T protein phosphatase) has product MGASSSILNEFVEDTNFSVEEIDRLRKRFMKLDKDGSGEIDKNEFLSIPGISSNPLATRLMDVFDKDGDGQIDFQEFITGLSAFSGKSSSLEKLQFAFNIYDIDRDGYIGNGELFIVMKMMVGKNLQDEELQQIVDKTIMEADVDGDGKLNFEEFKKAVDSNSIANTLTLNMF; this is encoded by the coding sequence ATGGGGGCGTCATCAAGTATACtaaatgaatttgttgaggACACAAATTTTAGCGTGGAAGAGATTGATAGATTGAGGAAACGTTTCATGAAACTAGATAAGGATGGATCGGGAGAGATTgacaaaaatgaatttcTATCGATTCCAGGAATATCGTCAAATCCATTAGCTACACGATTGATGGACGTATTTGACAAGGATGGCGATggacaaattgattttcaagAGTTTATAACTGGCTTGTCAGCTTTTAGTGGTAAATCCTCcagtttggaaaaattgcaatttgCATTCAACATTTACGATATTGATCGCGATGGATATATTGGCAATGGGGAATTGTTTATAGTTATGAAAATGATGGTGGGGAAGAATTTACAAGATGAGGAGTTGCAGCAAATTGTGGACAAGACTATCATGGAAGctgatgttgatggtgatgggAAGTTAAATTTTGAAGAGTTTAAGAAGGCAGTTGACAGCAATTCCATTGCTAATACATTAACGTTGAATATGTTTTAG
- a CDS encoding Dun1 protein (protein similar to S. cerevisiae Dun1p, which is a serine-threonine protein kinase involved in DNA damage cell-cycle checkpoint) — MSLIRKRQLIINDHNNDQDSPQIKRQATTIAPNLIAKLYSTRGAPTINIVSQPLLSLGRSKACDVQLHGVDVSSKHCQLDRITSESQEQAREYLQLTDLSSNGVYVNGEKMDRKASVILKTGDKLQFAKTGGTYIFRYTFDITDEKSLSAVDSVDARIVGKSFKNSFFDDYILGKQLGTGHYAIVREAKNKQTGQIVAVKIFHPNKTNSTAQDAKLQQEMNLLLSINHPNIVSFVGHYIEPNSKNSVNTYLVLEKVSNGELFQRIVNKGRLRSDETRAIFKQLLSGLRYLHENNIIHRDIKPENILLDITRRGGPNAQTIGGIQTQLQSGPWDPEELDLRVKIADFGLAKFIGELKFTNTLCGTPAYVAPEILKYDRNYSTKVDLWSSGVLLYVCLSGFPPFSDELAPPNMKEQILTGKYAFYSPYFDEIDDVVLDLITNLLKVDPEERFDVEQALNHDWFQD, encoded by the exons ATGTCACTAATACGAAAAAGA CAACTCATAATTAATGATCATAACAATGACCAAGACTCACCTCAAATCAAACGacaagcaacaacaatagctCCCAACTTGATAGCTAAGCTTTACAGCACCCGCGGAGCTCCCACCATCAACATTGTAAGCCAACCATTATTATCCCTAGGTCGAAGTAAAGCTTGTGATGTGCAATTACATGGTGTTGATGTATCTTCTAAACATTGCCAATTAGATCGTATTACTTCCGAAAGTCAAGAACAGGCAAGAGAGTACTTACAACTAACTGACCTAAGTTCAAATGGAGTTTATGTAAATGGAGAAAAAATGGATCGAAAAGCAAGtgtgattttgaaaacaggGGataaattacaatttgCTAAAACTGGAGGCACTTATATTTTCCGATATACTTTTGATATTACTGATGAAAAATCATTGTCGGCAGTAGATTCTGTTGATGCAcgaattgttggaaaatcattcaaaaattcATTCTTTGATGATTATATTCTTGGTAAACAGTTGGGTACGGGACATTATGCCATTGTTCGTGAGGccaaaaataaacaaacagGACAAATAGTTGCGGTGAAAATCTTCCACCCCAACAAGACAAATTCCACAGCACAAGATGCCAAACTacaacaagaaatgaaTTTACTTCTTTCGATAAATCATCCTAATATTGTGCTGTTTGTTGGACATTATATTGAACCAAATAGCAAGAATTCTGTCAATACGTATTTAGTGTTGGAGAAGGTCAGCAATGGtgaattgtttcaaaggATAGTCAATAAAGGAAGACTACGAAGTGATGAGACTAGAGCTATTTTCAAACAGTTACTAAGTGGATTGAGATATTTGCATGAGAATAATATAATTCATCGCGATATAAAACCAGAGAATATCTTGTTGGATATAACACGAAGAGGAGGTCCTAATGCACAAACTATTGGTGGTATCCAAACTCAACTACAATCTGGACCTTGGGACCCTGAGGAACTCGATTTACGTGTCAAGATTGCTGACTTTGGGTTAGCCAAGTTTATTGGTGAGTTGAAATTCACAAACACGTTATGTGGTACACCAGCATATGTTGCACCGGAGATATTGAAGTATGATCGAAACTATTCGACAAAAGTTGATCTTTGGTCAAGTGGGGTGTTATTGTATGTGTGTTTGAGTGGGTTCCCTCCTTTCAGTGATGAATTAGCTCCGCCAAATATGAAGGAACAGATATTGACGGGAAAATATGCATTTTATTCACCATATTTCGATGAAATTGACGATGTTGTTTTAGACTTGATTAcgaatttgttgaaggtTGATCCCGAGGAAagatttgatgttgaacaaGCATTGAATCATGACTGGTTTCAAGATTGA
- a CDS encoding Grf10 homeodomain transcription factor — protein MSETTISPRSNFSFNINANGSISTTSPTATIVSNSNTNNPPQKRIRATGEVLNFLISEFEKNPSPSPDRRRYISQKAQMNEKAVRIWFQNRRAKQKRHERSLRQNQSSVSSASSSSSSSSTASSSFGKELASHHTTYDFIQKHVPIEVNEKYSFIDCTSLSVGSWQRIKSGIHKQSLLQNNLINLSPFNLNNVMQQVDLLVLLSRKNHELNYFFSATSNDSKILFRIFYPLTAISHCSLHDNLVNQENNELKIHLCHQPKFSVYFFNGLNSTTNQWSICDDFSEGQQVSRAYSSTVDKEYKFKDFDPSTSAEDNDDEEEEGEGNSDVPHVLVGSKIALNYLSAYISQSIVGLTNNNNNNNNNNNNNNNKPNTSAVAAASAATKTTDANNSQFGIPNMTSMKHHSLDLGVPFNGQDSQSMWPNDLSSLALNIDTNNNINSNSSSSQPNMSVPSSATATAVTTFNGSPFSTTSNQFYQADTPQSSQSFGNFNTNNKLDPLNFTNMKSTTSPEDVLSLSSDHHAFIGGGNGGGGALPSSGSGLIKDSTAYIHGSHHQASDFVGLSDNVPYLNANDFDHINLVGGGDNGATPSVDYQSSNIDFIDFS, from the coding sequence ATGTCAGAAACTACAATTAGCCCTAGAAGCAACTTTAGCTTTAATATCAATGCCAATGGCAGTATATCAACCACATCCCCAACTGCTACTATAGTCAGCAACTCCAATACTAACAATCCACCTCAAAAACGTATAAGAGCCACTGGTGAAGTATTAAATTTTCTAATACtggaatttgaaaaaaatcCAAGTCCAAGTCCTGATCGTAGGAGGTATATTAGTCAAAAAGCCCAAATGAACGAAAAAGCTGTGAGAATATGGTTTCAAAATAGAAGGGCtaaacaaaagagacaTGAAAGAAGTTTAAGACAAAACCAATCATCAGTTTCTTCAGCATCATCGTCCTCCTCGTCCTCCTCAACTGCCTCTAGCTCATTTGGTAAAGAATTGGCTTCACATCATACAACCTAtgatttcattcaaaaacatGTGCCTATTGAAgtaaatgaaaaatattCCTTTATTGATTGCACTTCTTTATCAGTTGGTTCATGgcaaagaatcaaaagtgGAATTCATAAGCAACTGTTACTTCAAAATAACTTGATTAATTTATCGCCattcaatttaaacaatgtcATGCAACAAGTTGATTTACTCGTCCTActttcaagaaaaaatcATGAACTAAATTACTTTTTTCTGGCAACTTCCAATGATTCAAAGATTCTATTTCGTATTTTTTATCCATTGACTGCTATATCCCACTGTTCATTACATGATAACTTGGTtaatcaagaaaataatgaattgaaaattcatTTGTGTCATCAACCTAAGTTTTCAGtatatttcttcaatggtTTAAACTCAACAACTAATCAATGGTCAATATGTGATGATTTTAGTGAAGGACAGCAAGTTAGTCGAGCCTATTCAAGTActgttgataaagaatACAAGTTTAAAGATTTCGATCCATCTACTTCGGCTgaagataatgatgatgaagaagaagaaggagaggGAAATTCTGATGTACCTCATGTACTTGTTGGTTCTAAAATTGCCCTCAATTATCTTAGTGCTTATATAAGTCAAAGCATAGTGGGGTTGaccaacaataacaacaacaacaacaacaacaacaacaacaacaacaataaacCAAACACTTCTGCTGTTGCGGCTGCTTCTGCTGCCACTAAAACAACCGATGCGAATAACTCTCAATTTGGTATACCTAATATGACATCAATGAAGCATCATTCACTTGATCTTGGAGTTCCATTCAATGGACAAGATTCACAATCAATGTGGCCTAATGATTTATCATCGTTGGCTTTGAATATTGacacaaacaacaatatcaatagCAATCTGTCTTCATCACAACCAAATATGTCCGTTCCTAGCTCTGCTACTGCCACCGCAGTAACTACTTTCAATGGACTGCCTTTTTCAACCACATCGAATCAGTTTTACCAAGCAGATACACCCCAATCATCACAATCCTTTGGtaatttcaacaccaataatAAGCTAGATCCTTTGAATTTTACCAATATGAAATCGACAACCTCACCCGAAGATGTACTTTCATTATCAAGTGATCATCATGCTTtcattggtggtggtaatggtggtggtggtgcatTACCATCATCGGGCTCGGGTTTGATCAAAGATTCAACTGCTTACATCCACGGAAGTCATCATCAAGCTAGCGATTTTGTTGGATTATCTGATAATGTACCATACTTGAACGCCAATGACTTTGATCATATTAAtcttgttggtggtggtgataaTGGTGCGACTCCAAGTGTTGATTACCAATCATCgaatattgattttattgacTTTAGTTGA